The sequence GTTTAAGTCAAAAAGCAATAGACTTAGGTTTACGCCAGGCAGAAATTGAACAGGCACCATTGCCTATAATGCTATGGAGTTTTGGCTTGTTAAGCATATTGCAATACCAAGAAGTTATCGATTGGCAAAGAGAGAATGATTAAATTATACGATACACTCATTTAATTGATTTTATTATTCTAATTTAATTTATTACATTTACTTAGTTATAGAAGTCAATCTTATACTTACAGACCTAATTCATCCCACTATAATAATTTTGTGACAGAAATTATTATAGTAAATAAATATCTTATGTTATCAAGTATATTTATAATTATAAAAGTTTAAGAGTAAACAATTGTGTGCACATCATTAAAAAAGCCATGACCTATTGCTTGAAAGCCCATAAGGCTGCATTATCACATGTATGAATCTAACGAAATTACACCAATTAATTCAAGCTCACAATTCATTCAACAACCTTTTTTGAAAAGCACTGAACCGACATTGAAGAATAAAGTACTTGGAAGACGTGCCTTAGAGCGTCTAGACTTGCTTTTACTGGTAATTGAAGCTCTAGATCTAAATGGTAGTCAGGGTATGCTTTGGACAAGTAATAAAATTGGTCTAAGTACACTGTTCCCTAATCAAGTAGAAATATGGAAACGTCGTTGTCATAACCCCTTAAGGAAGGCTACAAGAAGAGGTACTCTAAGCTCTACAGAGACTAATGCCTTGATTTTACTAATATGTACAATGTCTGAAAGACTTTATCCTAACCTGAGACAACTAATTTCTTCAAATGAACCAGAAATAGAAAATAAAAAGAGGTGGGATGTATTTATAGAACGTCTCAAAGATTTAATAGAAGAACGTCTAAATAGAAGACGCGGAGCTGTCCAGAAACTGCTAGAGCTTAAATCATCAGATCTAGCGGTAAGAAGATTAATATTAACATTAGCTTTCTGTGTTGGCCCTTCTGCTGTAGAAAGACTACAAATTAGCCTACTCGACACTAATTTTTAATTTATATTATGTTTAAACTAAATTACCGATATGATCATAATTCTGCTCGTTTAATTATTGAAGGATTACCTGATATTTCACTTAGTCAAAATTCAGATAATATAGGAATACTATCAACATGGCAGCTTCAATTAATTGGAGTAACTAGTATTCTTGAAGGAAAAAGAGAACATCTCGAATCACTTATGTCTGTAGTTCTCTTATATGCACGATATTCTATATCCGGGATAAGAAAAGAATTTGGCGGCCCTAATAGCCCTGTTACCATAGCCCCTACTGACGAAGGTCATCTAATTCTTCTTAGAAGTAGTAAGGAGGGTATAAAACCATTAAAGATTAGTTTAGATGATGCCTCTCTAGCAGATTTAATAAGATGTCTTGATGACCTTATTAATGATCAGCGAGTAAAAATCAAATGGAATATCCCTAAATATGAAACACTTAGATATAGGGAGAAAGTTGAAAGAAAACCCCTAATAAATATAGTTCTAACACCTATACTTGGACTTAGCTCACTATTATTTGTGGCTTTTATTCTTTCCAATATTCAAACTCCTGAAATTTTTTATAAAAACGAATCAAAAAATAATGTTAGAAATGAATTGATAAACAGATAAAAGCCAATAGTAGAACCCCCCGTCTATTGTTAAATTATTTCTATAGCATGATTATAGTTGAAATAACTATTTAATCTGCTAAAGTAAATTAACTTATTGTTATACTCAATCAATTCATTTACTGCCAACTTTCCTTCTTTATGACGCCATATAAAATTACAAGAAAAAGCTCTGAAAATAGAAAAGTTTTTAGAAAAAATAAATCGAATAAAAAGATCTCGTTATCGAGACAGTTTATAGAAGCATTATTAATGCTATTAATTGGAGGCTATATCTTAAATGCATTTAATCAAATCCCAAATAGAGATGAATGGCTTACAATAATTTCAAACTCCTGGCATAGGATAATTACAATATTGGTAGACTCATTTGATTTGCTCAAGATTTTGATTGTAACAATTTCAATTTTAATAGGAATTCTAATGGGCTTGATATTGCTAATAGGAGGCATAATACGAATTTTCAAATTGATAATATTCTTCTTTAGACATAAGTAATTGTAAAAATAGAAATTTAAGTAATTCAAAATTGCATATATGTAAAGTACATTTATTTTATTATTTAAACTTTATTTTTTAACTTATGCTTACTTCCAAATTTTTTGTTATCATTTTAAAAAATCAGATAATACCTAGATTAAACTAAGATGAAAACAACAAAAAGACTCTTACGAATCGATAAGAATCAAAACAATCATTACTCAACATCATCTGCCTGGATTGCATTCTTATTTTCTCTTTATGGATTAACTCTTCTCTATATATATTATTCACCTTTTTGGATCGTACTAAGTATATCCTTTATTTCAACATTCATTACTTTGGTTGCAGGGATACAAAATTTTTTAAAGTTATTTAACCTAAATAGTATTATCTTACCTTATAGAGCTTATATTATTAATTTCTTATCACTAGGATTTTTTCTACTAGCAACCTATGGTTTTATCCAATTTTTAACTTTTATCCCTTTAAGGGATAAAAGTATTCTTTTACTCCCCGCCATTGGTTGCATTTTTATATTTGGAGGTGCTGCTATAGGGATATACAAGGATTCAGATGAGTAATGAAAATACAACAAATAATATTAGGCTTTTTATATTACTAATATATACCATACTAATGTGACATTTGATGTGATTTACTGTTCCTTAACCTTAAGATATCTTTCAAAATAATACCATGAACTAAATTAATGAAAAATAACCTCAATTAGCAATATTATTAGTATATACATGGATCTAATTAATTATGCCTCTGACTATTGTCAAGTTTAGCTCAGAAGATTGTGGCACATGTCATCGTATGAGTCATTACGATTCCCTTGTTAGTGAAGAACTTGGATGTCTATTTATCAATGTTATGCTTCAAGATACTGAAAATTATAGGAAATATAGAAAGATACTATTAGAAAAATACCCCAACAAGGAGGGTATGGGTTGGCCTACTTACATTATTGTTAATAATCCTGATAGTAATTATACAATATTAGGTGACTTAAAAGGAGGAATGTCCAAAGGAGATTTTCGTAATCGTTTATCTAATTTATTAGATGAATACAATAAGAATTAAAATTTCAAATTTATACTTATTTCCAATTAAATAATATTTCAAAGCTTAAATAGATTTTAATTTAATTAAAGATTCTTAAGTTTAAACTTTATCACATAAATTTTTTATGTGATTAGATACTGATTTTATTTTTTATAAGCTTATAACATCGTCATCCCTTTCTCTTATGTTATTAATTTTCTGTTGCTTGTTAAATCCACTTGAGTCTGGTATTTGATCGTTCATTAATGTTATCCATTCTACCAATTGATCTAGTTGTTTATCTACGGTTAATATACCTAGGCCTCGAGCAACTACCCTTGATTGATTAGAACCTGTATTTTGGTATATCAGCCTAGTTTGTAAATGTTTAGGTAGCCCTTTACGTAATAACATAAACGCAGGTTCCTGCATAGTAGTTTCTAATACGAGGTTATTATTTTCTTGTTTTACTCTGGAAAAACCTGTTTTCTTTGTTAGTAACTTTAATTTCATTAAATCTAATAAGGTTTCTACTGGTCCAGGTAATTGACCATAACGATCTGACCATGTTGTAGCCAATTCAACTAGTGATTCAGAACTATTGCATTCAGTAGCCAGTCTGTATGCTGCTATCTTTTCATCGTTATTTACGATCCAGTCTGAAGGAATGAATGCGGTTAAGGTCAAATCTATTTGCGTTTCCTCCACAATAGGTATATCTTGACCTTGTATCTCACTTAGTGCTTCTTGTAAGAGTTCCATGTAGAGATCGAAACCTATGACTTCCATTTGACCGCTTTGCTCTACTCCAAGTAGGTTTCCTACACCCCGAATTTCCATATCTCTCATTGCTAATTGATATCCACTTCCCAATTCAGCAAATTCTTGTATAGCTCTTAGTCTTTGACGAGATGAATCATTTAATGCAGAGCTGGATGGATAGAAAATCCAAGCATGTGCTTGGATACCACTGCGTCCTACACGACCTCTTAATTGATATAATTGAGACAAACCAAACTTATGACCATCCTCTATTAATATTGTATTAACACGTGGAATATCTAATCCACTTTCGATAATTGTTGTACATAACATAAGATCAGCTTCTCCAGAATTGAAAGCAACCATAGAATTTTCTAATTCTCCTTCATCCATCTGTCCATGGGCCACTAGAAGATTTAATTTAGGTACCATTTTCTTTAGTCTTTCTGCAACGTCGTTTATACCTTCAACCCTAGGTACTACATAAAATATCTGCCCGCCTCGGTCTAATTCCTGACAAATAGCACTACGTATAGCTTCATCATTATATGGAGAGAGATGAGTCTTAATTGGCCTTCTGAGTGGTGGCGGTGTTGTTATTAAACTCATTTCTCTAATACCGGAAAGACTCATATAAAGAGTACGTGGTATTGGAGTTGCTGAAAGTGTAAGAACATCTACATCCTTTTTTAAATTTTTTATCTTTTCCTTTTGATTTACTCCAAACCTTTGCTCTTCGTCTATTACTAGAAGGCCCAATCCTTTGAATTTTATCTTTGTTGATAAAACTTGATGAGTTCCTATTAATGCATCTATTTTTCCATCATTTAGCTCACTAATAATAACCTTCTTCTCTGCGTTCGATCTGAATCGATTTAGAAGTGATACTTTTATTGGATAGGGAGCAAATCGTTCGGATATGGTTCTCCAATGTTGCTGTGCTAAAACTGTTGTTGGGGCAAGCAGTGCTACTTGCTTCCCAGCAGTAATAGCCTTAAATATTGCACGTACAGCGACTTCTGTTTTGCCAAAACCAACATCTCCGCAGACTAGTCTATCCATTGGCTGCTTTCGTTCCATATCCTTTTTCACTTCAAAAACTGCTTTCTTTTGATCTGTAGTGGGCTCATATGGGAATGAGTCTTCTAATTCTGTTTGCCAAGGACCATCCTTTGGAAAGGCAAAACCTTCTGCCTTACTTCTTTCTGCATACAGTTTAACCAGGTCAAATGCAACTTTTTTTAGATGTTTCTTTGCTCGCTCTTTAACTTTTAACCAAGCACTTCCTCCCATTTTATTAATTTTTGGCTTCTTCCCATCAGTTGCTCGATATCTACCAAGACTTCCTAGTTGGTCAGCTGCAACACTAAGAGTTCCATCAGAGTACTGTACTACTAAATAATCTCTTATTTCTCCAGAAATTGCATGTTTTTCTAATTTAAGAAATTGACCTATTCCATGATTTCTATGCACTACATAATCTCCAGCTTTCATTTTATTAGGATTTACAGCTATACTTTCAGCCGCCCGTCTTCTTCTTATGTAACCAGTAGAAAGAATACTTTGCTGACCAAAAAATTCTTTGTCGGTTAATATTACTATTTTCCATGCAGGCATTACTAATCCCTCAATATCACTATTAGATGAAATCTTTAATGCTACAGGTGTCCTTTGCTCTAGAAGTCGAGAAATTGCCTGCTGATCCTTGTTATTTGGTATATATTGAACAGTACAATCATGTTCTTCTAGCAGAGTGACTGTCCTACTAGGTTGTGCTGATAGGATCCAAACAAGATATTTTTCTTTCGTGAATTTCTTAATCTGTTCAGATATTTTAGAAAACTGATTAGGAACAAAAGATATACTTCTATTGGATAAATCGAAGGAATTAGTATGCCCAACCGATTCATTAAGTTCACTTAAGTCAAATCCTGAAAATTTATTTATAAGTTCAAAATTCGAATTGATATCCCTATGCATTCTTCCAGAATATTTGACTTTAGAGTCAATTGATTTATTTATCTTTGAAGAAATTAACTCATTAAAGGAATCCCTTGTATAACTTAGCCACTGGTTACCATGTGCTATACATTGATCTTTTTCATCTACTACTATACAAGTTTCCGTTGAGATGTAGTCAAGTAATGAAGATGGTTCATCCCATGCTAAGCCCATAACCTTTCGCAAACCTTTTGGTGAATTACCTTCTAGTATCTCTTCTAAAATTTCATCGTCTAATAATTGCTCAAGTTCGCAAGGAAATTCTTTTCTAAGTTGATCAGCAATTAAAGTGTTAAAGTTAGTTGGAGTTAAACAAATATCATTAATTTCTTGCAATGACTTTTGTGTAATAGGGTCAAACTCTCTTAACTTATCAACTTCTTCTCCAAATAATTCTAACCTTACTGGAAGTTCATTACTAACTGGGTAAACATCTATTATGTCTCCTCTTCGTGCCCATGATCCCTCTTGGTCAATTGTATTTAAACGATTATAACCTAATTTTGAAAGTTCTAAAGATAGATTTTCTAGATCAATTTCATCGCCCTTTTTTATAGTTAAGAAACAAGATAAAAGCTCTTTTGAAGGTGGAAGGTGAGGTTGAAGACTTCTTTCTGTTGCTACAATAGCAAGTGAGGAATTTTTATAACTAGAGTGAAGATCACTTAATACTTGAAGTTGACCCCAGATTATTTCAGATGATGTTTCATTTGATTCATATGGTGAACCTTCACTTGTTGGATATATGTGATTAGTTTTCCAGCCTATCAACTGTAGTAAAGAGAACCATCTTGAGGCCTCTTCTAGAGTAGGAACTATTACCAATAATGGTTTAGATTTGGATTTAGCTATAGCTGAACTGATTAGAGCTCTAACAGCCCTACTTGCTCCACTTAGTAGCAATCTATTAGATCTACTTGTACGCTCTATTAATTCCTCAGTAATGATTGATTTCTGAAGTTGTAACATTACTGATTCAAGAGGCATGTTTAGTATCGCTCCATTTTTATTTGCCTATCAATGAGGATAGTATGTTGCTTGTGAGATGTGGTCTTTATAATTGAATGCCTACATTGTCTCATGATTAGAGACTTTAGATCTTAGAAGCAAATTGAAATGTTCTAATTGTTCATTATTTAAGTGCTGCCTGCTTGTTACATTCATATTGACTGACAAAAATTCTCTGGCCATAGATGTGTTCCATTTCAATTGTTTTATTAAGCTATCAGACTCTTCTAAAAGTGCTAAATGAGCTTTTGGTTTTGGTGTTTCATCATTTATATTGCTTTGATTAGTATCACGTAAAGCATTTAGATATTGTACAAGATCATGATAATTTGTAATTCTGGCTCTATCGATAAAACCAAATTTCTCCTTAATAAATTTATTTTCCTGGTTTCTATCCCATTTTAATCTTGATAGTTCCATGTCAATATCAGTTAGTTCCTTACTCCATTCTTCTGGTTCACCTTCAACTTCTTTTGTTGTTGTTAAAAAATTATCTACATTTTTCCCGTTATTAAAAATAATATTTTTTTCGTCTTTATTGACTGTAGGGTTATTATTTTCACCATCATTATTCTTTATAGTGTCTTTATTTGGATGAATTTCTTGTTCTATAGTTAATTCTAAATAATATTCTTCTAACTTATTTCCTAATTTGATACGTTTAAAAATCCTTTTAATAGCATTATCTTCTGCTATATAAGTAGTTGAACCTTCTCCCAATGCACTACCAAGAGGACATTCTCCATCCCACGCTATGGCTCTGACTATGGTCTTATGCTCTTCTGTGTGGCAAAGTTCTGACTGGATCCTAATCACAACACTTTTAG comes from Prochlorococcus sp. MIT 1307 and encodes:
- a CDS encoding DUF2949 domain-containing protein — its product is MVITTHKQQPFSDKLINHLLQKVGLSQKAIDLGLRQAEIEQAPLPIMLWSFGLLSILQYQEVIDWQREND
- a CDS encoding thioredoxin family protein: MPLTIVKFSSEDCGTCHRMSHYDSLVSEELGCLFINVMLQDTENYRKYRKILLEKYPNKEGMGWPTYIIVNNPDSNYTILGDLKGGMSKGDFRNRLSNLLDEYNKN
- a CDS encoding DUF4335 domain-containing protein; translated protein: MFKLNYRYDHNSARLIIEGLPDISLSQNSDNIGILSTWQLQLIGVTSILEGKREHLESLMSVVLLYARYSISGIRKEFGGPNSPVTIAPTDEGHLILLRSSKEGIKPLKISLDDASLADLIRCLDDLINDQRVKIKWNIPKYETLRYREKVERKPLINIVLTPILGLSSLLFVAFILSNIQTPEIFYKNESKNNVRNELINR
- the mfd gene encoding transcription-repair coupling factor gives rise to the protein MPLESVMLQLQKSIITEELIERTSRSNRLLLSGASRAVRALISSAIAKSKSKPLLVIVPTLEEASRWFSLLQLIGWKTNHIYPTSEGSPYESNETSSEIIWGQLQVLSDLHSSYKNSSLAIVATERSLQPHLPPSKELLSCFLTIKKGDEIDLENLSLELSKLGYNRLNTIDQEGSWARRGDIIDVYPVSNELPVRLELFGEEVDKLREFDPITQKSLQEINDICLTPTNFNTLIADQLRKEFPCELEQLLDDEILEEILEGNSPKGLRKVMGLAWDEPSSLLDYISTETCIVVDEKDQCIAHGNQWLSYTRDSFNELISSKINKSIDSKVKYSGRMHRDINSNFELINKFSGFDLSELNESVGHTNSFDLSNRSISFVPNQFSKISEQIKKFTKEKYLVWILSAQPSRTVTLLEEHDCTVQYIPNNKDQQAISRLLEQRTPVALKISSNSDIEGLVMPAWKIVILTDKEFFGQQSILSTGYIRRRRAAESIAVNPNKMKAGDYVVHRNHGIGQFLKLEKHAISGEIRDYLVVQYSDGTLSVAADQLGSLGRYRATDGKKPKINKMGGSAWLKVKERAKKHLKKVAFDLVKLYAERSKAEGFAFPKDGPWQTELEDSFPYEPTTDQKKAVFEVKKDMERKQPMDRLVCGDVGFGKTEVAVRAIFKAITAGKQVALLAPTTVLAQQHWRTISERFAPYPIKVSLLNRFRSNAEKKVIISELNDGKIDALIGTHQVLSTKIKFKGLGLLVIDEEQRFGVNQKEKIKNLKKDVDVLTLSATPIPRTLYMSLSGIREMSLITTPPPLRRPIKTHLSPYNDEAIRSAICQELDRGGQIFYVVPRVEGINDVAERLKKMVPKLNLLVAHGQMDEGELENSMVAFNSGEADLMLCTTIIESGLDIPRVNTILIEDGHKFGLSQLYQLRGRVGRSGIQAHAWIFYPSSSALNDSSRQRLRAIQEFAELGSGYQLAMRDMEIRGVGNLLGVEQSGQMEVIGFDLYMELLQEALSEIQGQDIPIVEETQIDLTLTAFIPSDWIVNNDEKIAAYRLATECNSSESLVELATTWSDRYGQLPGPVETLLDLMKLKLLTKKTGFSRVKQENNNLVLETTMQEPAFMLLRKGLPKHLQTRLIYQNTGSNQSRVVARGLGILTVDKQLDQLVEWITLMNDQIPDSSGFNKQQKINNIRERDDDVISL
- a CDS encoding DUF3038 domain-containing protein gives rise to the protein MYESNEITPINSSSQFIQQPFLKSTEPTLKNKVLGRRALERLDLLLLVIEALDLNGSQGMLWTSNKIGLSTLFPNQVEIWKRRCHNPLRKATRRGTLSSTETNALILLICTMSERLYPNLRQLISSNEPEIENKKRWDVFIERLKDLIEERLNRRRGAVQKLLELKSSDLAVRRLILTLAFCVGPSAVERLQISLLDTNF